A genome region from Candidatus Manganitrophus noduliformans includes the following:
- a CDS encoding DUF3047 domain-containing protein, translating to MFRLGVMIILLVFPLTLLAADLFQEDFSGGLDKEGLPKGWELKQWFGNTRKIETVEEEGVTALRLVSDGNSFGVYREKELNPKKTPILSWRWKVTRLPEGADVRDKKKDDQAAQMYVMFPRFPKMVNTRLVGYLWESSAPKMAEITSRKSSNTRYIVLQSGPENLGKWVTETRNVYEDYKTLFGEEPPEIGGITIMIDSDDTDSSAESYFTDIRIGKEE from the coding sequence TTGTTTCGTCTGGGTGTCATGATCATCCTGCTGGTATTCCCCCTCACCCTTCTTGCAGCGGATCTGTTTCAAGAGGACTTTTCCGGGGGTCTCGATAAAGAGGGGCTCCCGAAGGGGTGGGAGCTCAAGCAATGGTTCGGCAACACGCGAAAGATCGAGACGGTCGAAGAAGAGGGGGTCACGGCGCTTCGCCTGGTCAGCGACGGCAACAGCTTCGGCGTCTACCGGGAGAAAGAGCTCAATCCAAAGAAGACCCCTATTCTCTCCTGGCGGTGGAAAGTGACCCGGCTGCCGGAAGGGGCCGATGTCCGGGACAAGAAAAAAGACGACCAAGCCGCCCAGATGTATGTGATGTTCCCCCGATTCCCCAAGATGGTCAATACCCGGCTCGTCGGTTATCTCTGGGAGAGCAGCGCTCCCAAGATGGCCGAAATCACCAGTCGGAAATCGTCGAACACCCGCTACATCGTTCTCCAAAGCGGTCCCGAAAATCTGGGCAAATGGGTGACGGAGACGAGAAATGTCTACGAGGATTATAAAACCCTCTTCGGAGAAGAGCCTCCGGAGATCGGGGGGATCACCATCATGATCGATTCGGACGACACCGACTCTTCCGCCGAAAGTTACTTTACCGATATCCGAATTGGAAAAGAAGAATAA
- a CDS encoding diacylglycerol/lipid kinase family protein, which yields MEKKNNPAGAAIPSLSLAKVLLIVNPAAGSRLKRKKLGRIIEHLRRAASSLEIIYTTAVRDATRLVKEKRKDGWTLFLCAGGDGTINEIVNGMIDEDDPASDQTPSPPLGILPTGTGNGLAREIGLPLDPWKAYQALLSGTAKPIFLGRVTRQENPSGAKAHRYFVLLAGAGFDGYVSGWVERRSALLRKIPKLWVYFILGFIGLFVYRYPILHFTADGASYTGSTGVVARARLIAGPFIFSPLSDLRARSLILCLVKPAGPLGYFGMLLPLLFRRKPGKEVQYVEGKVIEAAGEGIIHADGETIGPLPARFTLSEKPIYLVYPKPE from the coding sequence TTGGAAAAGAAGAATAACCCCGCCGGAGCAGCCATCCCCTCCCTTTCGCTCGCCAAGGTTCTGTTGATCGTCAATCCGGCGGCCGGATCTCGCTTGAAGAGAAAAAAACTCGGCCGGATCATCGAACATCTCCGCCGGGCGGCCTCCTCTCTCGAGATTATCTACACCACCGCCGTCCGGGACGCCACGCGGCTCGTCAAGGAGAAACGGAAGGATGGATGGACCCTTTTCCTCTGCGCGGGAGGAGACGGCACGATCAACGAGATCGTGAACGGGATGATCGATGAAGACGATCCCGCATCGGATCAAACGCCTTCTCCCCCGCTCGGAATTCTACCGACCGGAACCGGAAACGGCCTGGCGCGCGAGATCGGCCTTCCGCTCGATCCCTGGAAGGCGTACCAGGCCCTTCTGAGCGGAACGGCCAAACCGATTTTTCTCGGTAGAGTGACCCGGCAGGAAAATCCTTCGGGAGCCAAGGCGCATCGTTACTTTGTTCTCCTGGCCGGCGCCGGGTTCGACGGGTATGTCAGCGGGTGGGTCGAGCGGCGCAGCGCCCTGCTTCGAAAAATCCCGAAGCTCTGGGTCTATTTCATCCTCGGTTTTATCGGCCTCTTCGTCTATCGCTATCCGATCCTGCATTTTACAGCCGACGGCGCTTCTTATACCGGCTCGACGGGGGTCGTCGCACGGGCAAGGCTGATCGCGGGTCCGTTCATCTTTTCACCCTTGTCGGATCTCCGGGCCCGTTCGCTCATCCTCTGTCTCGTCAAACCGGCGGGTCCGCTCGGATATTTCGGCATGCTTCTTCCCCTTCTGTTCCGGAGGAAGCCGGGGAAAGAAGTTCAATATGTTGAGGGAAAGGTGATTGAAGCGGCGGGAGAAGGAATCATTCATGCAGACGGGGAAACGATCGGACCCCTTCCGGCGAGGTTTACTCTCTCGGAGAAACCGATTTATCTGGTTTATCCCAAACCTGAATAG